The Punica granatum isolate Tunisia-2019 chromosome 4, ASM765513v2, whole genome shotgun sequence genome has a window encoding:
- the LOC116204289 gene encoding rop guanine nucleotide exchange factor 3-like isoform X6, with the protein MEQQQFEFFANEKLEDPEIVDPELELMKDRFAKLLLGEDMSGGGKGVNTAVTISNSITNLYATVFGHNHKLEPLPKEKKAMWRREMDCLLSVCDYMVETQSSLQVLQDGTPIEGSRSSKSVSSGSFTRIELRKEEKWWVPVPCVPPGGLSEESRKNLRHKRDCANQIHKAAMSINSSILSEMEIPDSYMTTLPKSGRSSLGDSIYKQMYVPENFSPDYLLDCLNITSEHEALELADKVEASMYTWRRKAGLGHSKSSWDLVKDFMSETDNRSDKNTVLAERAESLLFCLKQRFPKLSQTSLDICKIQCNQLAMSAETQNTSSSAGHGEGGIGELLEDTGRSSIQHRLLDRRCLLYRSIN; encoded by the exons ATGGAGCAGCAGCAGTTTGAGTTCTTTGCGAATGAAAAGCTTGAAGATCCCGAAATCGTAGACCCAG AGCTTGAATTGATGAAAGACCGATTCGCGAAGCTATTGCTGGGAGAGGACATGTCTGGAGGGGGAAAAGGAGTCAATACAGCAGTTACAATCTCAAATTCCATAACTAATCTTTACG CAACTGTATTTGGGCACAACCATAAGTTGGAGCCCCTGCCGAAGGAGAAGAAGGCGATGTGGAGACGAGAAATGGACTGTCTTCTGTCAGTCTGCGACTACATGGTTGAAACACAGTCCTCCTTGCAGGTCTTACAAGACGGGACTCCCATCGAG GGAAGCAGGTCCTCGAAATCAGTGTCCTCGGGATCGTTCACCAGAATCGAGCTCCGGAAAGAGGAGAAATGGTGGGTGCCTGTCCCATGTGTTCCCCCGGGAGGCCTATCGGAGGAATCAAGGAAGAACCTCAGACACAAACGGGACTGCGCAAATCAGATCCACAAAGCAGCAATGTCGATCAACAGCAGCATCTTATCGGAAATGGAAATTCCAGATTCGTACATGACGACCCTCCCAAAG AGCGGGAGATCGAGCTTGGGAGACTCGATCTACAAACAGATGTACGTGCCGGAGAATTTCTCCCCCGACTACCTCCTCGACTGCCTGAACATAACGTCAGAGCACGAGGCCTTGGAGCTGGCAGATAAGGTGGAGGCATCCATGTACACATGGCGTCGGAAGGCTGGCCTGGGCCACTCAAAGTCGTCATGGGACCTTGTCAAGGATTTCATGTCGGAGACTGATAATCGTAGCGACAAGAACACGGTTCTAGCAGAGAGGGCAGAGAGCCTCCTCTTCTGCCTGAAGCAGAGGTTCCCCAAGCTCTCCCAGACGAGCTTGGACATCTGCAAGATTCAGTGCAATCAG CTAGCGATGTCAGCTGAAACTCAGAATACGTCCTCATCTGCAGGACATGGGGAAGGCGGCATTGGAGAGCTACTCGAGGATACTGGAAGGTCTAGCATTCAACATCGTCTCTTGGATCGAAGATGTCTTCTCTACAGATCGATCAATTAA
- the LOC116204289 gene encoding rop guanine nucleotide exchange factor 3-like isoform X2, with the protein MEQQQFEFFANEKLEDPEIVDPELELMKDRFAKLLLGEDMSGGGKGVNTAVTISNSITNLYATVFGHNHKLEPLPKEKKAMWRREMDCLLSVCDYMVETQSSLQVLQDGTPIEVTLLVNYAFSGKKPFFRVIASMHIEVQVISTKVRVMRSSNFIQVMMTQTRSDICVNLPALQKLEAMLIEILDNFQDTEFWYEEQGSRSSKSVSSGSFTRIELRKEEKWWVPVPCVPPGGLSEESRKNLRHKRDCANQIHKAAMSINSSILSEMEIPDSYMTTLPKSGRSSLGDSIYKQMYVPENFSPDYLLDCLNITSEHEALELADKVEASMYTWRRKAGLGHSKSSWDLVKDFMSETDNRSDKNTVLAERAESLLFCLKQRFPKLSQTSLDICKIQCNQDMGKAALESYSRILEGLAFNIVSWIEDVFSTDRSINHETTNINKSN; encoded by the exons ATGGAGCAGCAGCAGTTTGAGTTCTTTGCGAATGAAAAGCTTGAAGATCCCGAAATCGTAGACCCAG AGCTTGAATTGATGAAAGACCGATTCGCGAAGCTATTGCTGGGAGAGGACATGTCTGGAGGGGGAAAAGGAGTCAATACAGCAGTTACAATCTCAAATTCCATAACTAATCTTTACG CAACTGTATTTGGGCACAACCATAAGTTGGAGCCCCTGCCGAAGGAGAAGAAGGCGATGTGGAGACGAGAAATGGACTGTCTTCTGTCAGTCTGCGACTACATGGTTGAAACACAGTCCTCCTTGCAGGTCTTACAAGACGGGACTCCCATCGAGGTAACATTGTTAGTGAACTATGCCTTCTCTGGCAAGAAACCGTTCTTCCGAGTCATCGCAAGCATGCATATTGAAGTACAAGTCATCAGTACCAAAGTGCGAGTCATGCGATCTAGTAACTTCATTCAGGTGATGATGACCCAGACTAGATCAGACATCTGTGTTAATCTCCCCGCATTACAGAAGCTTGAAGCGATGCTCATA GAAATTTTGGATAATTTCCAAGACACTGAATTCTGGTACGAAGAACAGGGAAGCAGGTCCTCGAAATCAGTGTCCTCGGGATCGTTCACCAGAATCGAGCTCCGGAAAGAGGAGAAATGGTGGGTGCCTGTCCCATGTGTTCCCCCGGGAGGCCTATCGGAGGAATCAAGGAAGAACCTCAGACACAAACGGGACTGCGCAAATCAGATCCACAAAGCAGCAATGTCGATCAACAGCAGCATCTTATCGGAAATGGAAATTCCAGATTCGTACATGACGACCCTCCCAAAG AGCGGGAGATCGAGCTTGGGAGACTCGATCTACAAACAGATGTACGTGCCGGAGAATTTCTCCCCCGACTACCTCCTCGACTGCCTGAACATAACGTCAGAGCACGAGGCCTTGGAGCTGGCAGATAAGGTGGAGGCATCCATGTACACATGGCGTCGGAAGGCTGGCCTGGGCCACTCAAAGTCGTCATGGGACCTTGTCAAGGATTTCATGTCGGAGACTGATAATCGTAGCGACAAGAACACGGTTCTAGCAGAGAGGGCAGAGAGCCTCCTCTTCTGCCTGAAGCAGAGGTTCCCCAAGCTCTCCCAGACGAGCTTGGACATCTGCAAGATTCAGTGCAATCAG GACATGGGGAAGGCGGCATTGGAGAGCTACTCGAGGATACTGGAAGGTCTAGCATTCAACATCGTCTCTTGGATCGAAGATGTCTTCTCTACAGATCGATCAATTAATCATGAGACTACTAATATTAACAAAAGCAATTAG
- the LOC116204287 gene encoding beta-amylase 2, chloroplastic isoform X1 yields MAFSSRHIFSDVRGAFPCEALALLSPNSVTQNFPRSVRAARSSWSRSSFKRSRNRSQADFVASTARSGDKPTVRDSNEDRALADVILDAADDREEVVDRPPKAPERDFTGTAYVPVYVMLPLGVIDMECELVDPDGLLDQLKILKSVDVDGVMVDCWWGIVEAAAPQAYNWKGYRKLFQMVRDLKLKLQVVMSFHECGGNVGDDVHIPLPSWVTEIGKMNPDIFFTDRDGRRNSECLTWGIDKERVLRGRTAVEAYFDYMRSFRVEFDEFFEDGIISEIEIGLGPCGELRYPSYPAKHGWEYPGIGEFQCYDQYLMKSLKRAAELRGHSFWGTGPDNAGSYNSRPHETGFFRDGGDYDSYYGRFFLNWYSRVLIDHGDRILALANLAFEGSCTATKLSGIHWWYKTASHAAELTAGFYNPSNRDGYAPIAAMLKKHETALNFTCVELRTLDQHEGFPEALADPEGLVWQVLNAAWDVSIPVASENALPCYDREGYNKILENAKPRNDPDGRHLSAFTYLRLSPVLMERLNLMEFERFVKRMHGEAVSDLQLRAE; encoded by the exons ATGGCGTTTTCATCACGTCACATCTTCAGTGACGTGCGTGGTGCTTTCCCCTGTGAGGCACTGGCTCTGCTATCGCCAAACTCGGTGACCCAGAACTTCCCTCGCTCTGTCAGAGCTGCTCGCAGCAGTTGGTCCCGGAGCTCGTTCAAGCGCTCTCGCAATCGTTCCCAGGCCGATTTCGTTGCTTCCACTGCTCGGTCGGGGGATAAACCGACGGTGAGGGACAGTAACGAAGACCGCGCCCTCGCTGATGTCATCCTAGATGCCGCTGACGACAGGGAGGAG GTTGTAGACCGACCACCAAAGGCACCGGAACGAGATTTTACAGGCACGGCATATGTTCCTGTTTATGTGATGTTGCCA CTTGGTGTCATCGACATGGAGTGTGAGCTGGTTGATCCTGATGGTCTGCTAGATCAGCTAAAGATATTGAAGTCTGTTGATGTTGATGGGGTCATGGTTGACTGCTGGTGGGGCATAGTCGAGGCAGCTGCTCCACAAGCATATAACTGGAAGGGCTACAGAAAGCTATTTCAGATGGTCCGGGATCTGAAGCTAAAGTTGCAG GTTGTGATGTCGTTTCATGAATGTGGTGGCAATGTTGGTGATGATGTGCACATTCCACTCCCATCTTGGGTAACTGAAATTGGTAAAATGAATCCTGACATCTTCTTTACGGACAGAGATGGAAGGCGCAACTCTGAATGCCTCACATGGGGCATTGACAAGGAACGTGTTTTGAGAGGTCGGACAGCTGTAGAG GCTTATTTTGATTACATGAGAAGCTTCCGCGTTGAATTTGATGAGTTCTTTGAGGATGGAATCATTTCAGAAATTGAAATTGGACTTGGTCCGTGTGGGGAGCTGCGTTACCCTTCTTATCCTGCAAAACATGGTTGGGAATACCCAGGCATTGGTGAATTTCAG TGCTATGATCAGTACTTGATGAAGAGTCTTAAAAGGGCAGCAGAACTGAGGGGACACTCCTTTTGGGGGACAGGACCAGACAATGCAGGTTCTTATAATTCCCGACCCCATGAGACTGGGTTCTTTCGTGATGGAGGTGATTATGACAGTTACTATGGGAGATTCTTCCTCAACTGGTATTCTCGAGTCTTGATTGATCATGGTGATCGTATACTTGCTCTGGCTAATTTGGCTTTTGAAGGCTCTTGTACGGCTACAAAA TTATCCGGAATTCATTGGTGGTACAAGACAGCTAGTCATGCCGCTGAGTTAACTGCCGGGTTCTACAACCCGAGCAATCGGGATGGTTATGCCCCAATTGCAGCAATGCTGAAGAAGCATGAAACTGCCCTAAACTTCACGTGTGTTGAACTTCGCACATTGGACCAGCATGAGGGATTCCCAGAGGCATTGGCAGATCCCGAGGGATTAGTTTGGCAG GTGTTAAATGCTGCATGGGATGTTTCTATACCAGTTGCTAGTGAGAATGCTCTTCCATGCTATGATAGAGAAGGCTATAACAAGATTTTAGAAAATGCTAAACCGAGGAATGATCCGGATGGGCGGCATCTATCTGCTTTCACGTATCTTAGGCTCAGCCCGGTTCTCATGGAGAGACTCAACTTGATGGAGTTTGAACGATTTGTCAAGAGGATGCATG GGGAAGCCGTTTCGGATCTTCAACTCAGGGCAGAATGA
- the LOC116204289 gene encoding rop guanine nucleotide exchange factor 3-like isoform X5: MEQQQFEFFANEKLEDPEIVDPELELMKDRFAKLLLGEDMSGGGKGVNTAVTISNSITNLYATVFGHNHKLEPLPKEKKAMWRREMDCLLSVCDYMVETQSSLQVLQDGTPIEEILDNFQDTEFWYEEQGSRSSKSVSSGSFTRIELRKEEKWWVPVPCVPPGGLSEESRKNLRHKRDCANQIHKAAMSINSSILSEMEIPDSYMTTLPKSGRSSLGDSIYKQMYVPENFSPDYLLDCLNITSEHEALELADKVEASMYTWRRKAGLGHSKSSWDLVKDFMSETDNRSDKNTVLAERAESLLFCLKQRFPKLSQTSLDICKIQCNQLAMSAETQNTSSSAGHGEGGIGELLEDTGRSSIQHRLLDRRCLLYRSIN, encoded by the exons ATGGAGCAGCAGCAGTTTGAGTTCTTTGCGAATGAAAAGCTTGAAGATCCCGAAATCGTAGACCCAG AGCTTGAATTGATGAAAGACCGATTCGCGAAGCTATTGCTGGGAGAGGACATGTCTGGAGGGGGAAAAGGAGTCAATACAGCAGTTACAATCTCAAATTCCATAACTAATCTTTACG CAACTGTATTTGGGCACAACCATAAGTTGGAGCCCCTGCCGAAGGAGAAGAAGGCGATGTGGAGACGAGAAATGGACTGTCTTCTGTCAGTCTGCGACTACATGGTTGAAACACAGTCCTCCTTGCAGGTCTTACAAGACGGGACTCCCATCGAG GAAATTTTGGATAATTTCCAAGACACTGAATTCTGGTACGAAGAACAGGGAAGCAGGTCCTCGAAATCAGTGTCCTCGGGATCGTTCACCAGAATCGAGCTCCGGAAAGAGGAGAAATGGTGGGTGCCTGTCCCATGTGTTCCCCCGGGAGGCCTATCGGAGGAATCAAGGAAGAACCTCAGACACAAACGGGACTGCGCAAATCAGATCCACAAAGCAGCAATGTCGATCAACAGCAGCATCTTATCGGAAATGGAAATTCCAGATTCGTACATGACGACCCTCCCAAAG AGCGGGAGATCGAGCTTGGGAGACTCGATCTACAAACAGATGTACGTGCCGGAGAATTTCTCCCCCGACTACCTCCTCGACTGCCTGAACATAACGTCAGAGCACGAGGCCTTGGAGCTGGCAGATAAGGTGGAGGCATCCATGTACACATGGCGTCGGAAGGCTGGCCTGGGCCACTCAAAGTCGTCATGGGACCTTGTCAAGGATTTCATGTCGGAGACTGATAATCGTAGCGACAAGAACACGGTTCTAGCAGAGAGGGCAGAGAGCCTCCTCTTCTGCCTGAAGCAGAGGTTCCCCAAGCTCTCCCAGACGAGCTTGGACATCTGCAAGATTCAGTGCAATCAG CTAGCGATGTCAGCTGAAACTCAGAATACGTCCTCATCTGCAGGACATGGGGAAGGCGGCATTGGAGAGCTACTCGAGGATACTGGAAGGTCTAGCATTCAACATCGTCTCTTGGATCGAAGATGTCTTCTCTACAGATCGATCAATTAA
- the LOC116204289 gene encoding rop guanine nucleotide exchange factor 3-like isoform X4: MEQQQFEFFANEKLEDPEIVDPELELMKDRFAKLLLGEDMSGGGKGVNTAVTISNSITNLYATVFGHNHKLEPLPKEKKAMWRREMDCLLSVCDYMVETQSSLQVLQDGTPIEVMMTQTRSDICVNLPALQKLEAMLIEILDNFQDTEFWYEEQGSRSSKSVSSGSFTRIELRKEEKWWVPVPCVPPGGLSEESRKNLRHKRDCANQIHKAAMSINSSILSEMEIPDSYMTTLPKSGRSSLGDSIYKQMYVPENFSPDYLLDCLNITSEHEALELADKVEASMYTWRRKAGLGHSKSSWDLVKDFMSETDNRSDKNTVLAERAESLLFCLKQRFPKLSQTSLDICKIQCNQDMGKAALESYSRILEGLAFNIVSWIEDVFSTDRSINHETTNINKSN; the protein is encoded by the exons ATGGAGCAGCAGCAGTTTGAGTTCTTTGCGAATGAAAAGCTTGAAGATCCCGAAATCGTAGACCCAG AGCTTGAATTGATGAAAGACCGATTCGCGAAGCTATTGCTGGGAGAGGACATGTCTGGAGGGGGAAAAGGAGTCAATACAGCAGTTACAATCTCAAATTCCATAACTAATCTTTACG CAACTGTATTTGGGCACAACCATAAGTTGGAGCCCCTGCCGAAGGAGAAGAAGGCGATGTGGAGACGAGAAATGGACTGTCTTCTGTCAGTCTGCGACTACATGGTTGAAACACAGTCCTCCTTGCAGGTCTTACAAGACGGGACTCCCATCGAG GTGATGATGACCCAGACTAGATCAGACATCTGTGTTAATCTCCCCGCATTACAGAAGCTTGAAGCGATGCTCATA GAAATTTTGGATAATTTCCAAGACACTGAATTCTGGTACGAAGAACAGGGAAGCAGGTCCTCGAAATCAGTGTCCTCGGGATCGTTCACCAGAATCGAGCTCCGGAAAGAGGAGAAATGGTGGGTGCCTGTCCCATGTGTTCCCCCGGGAGGCCTATCGGAGGAATCAAGGAAGAACCTCAGACACAAACGGGACTGCGCAAATCAGATCCACAAAGCAGCAATGTCGATCAACAGCAGCATCTTATCGGAAATGGAAATTCCAGATTCGTACATGACGACCCTCCCAAAG AGCGGGAGATCGAGCTTGGGAGACTCGATCTACAAACAGATGTACGTGCCGGAGAATTTCTCCCCCGACTACCTCCTCGACTGCCTGAACATAACGTCAGAGCACGAGGCCTTGGAGCTGGCAGATAAGGTGGAGGCATCCATGTACACATGGCGTCGGAAGGCTGGCCTGGGCCACTCAAAGTCGTCATGGGACCTTGTCAAGGATTTCATGTCGGAGACTGATAATCGTAGCGACAAGAACACGGTTCTAGCAGAGAGGGCAGAGAGCCTCCTCTTCTGCCTGAAGCAGAGGTTCCCCAAGCTCTCCCAGACGAGCTTGGACATCTGCAAGATTCAGTGCAATCAG GACATGGGGAAGGCGGCATTGGAGAGCTACTCGAGGATACTGGAAGGTCTAGCATTCAACATCGTCTCTTGGATCGAAGATGTCTTCTCTACAGATCGATCAATTAATCATGAGACTACTAATATTAACAAAAGCAATTAG
- the LOC116204289 gene encoding rop guanine nucleotide exchange factor 3-like isoform X1, with the protein MEQQQFEFFANEKLEDPEIVDPELELMKDRFAKLLLGEDMSGGGKGVNTAVTISNSITNLYATVFGHNHKLEPLPKEKKAMWRREMDCLLSVCDYMVETQSSLQVLQDGTPIEVTLLVNYAFSGKKPFFRVIASMHIEVQVISTKVRVMRSSNFIQVMMTQTRSDICVNLPALQKLEAMLIEILDNFQDTEFWYEEQGSRSSKSVSSGSFTRIELRKEEKWWVPVPCVPPGGLSEESRKNLRHKRDCANQIHKAAMSINSSILSEMEIPDSYMTTLPKSGRSSLGDSIYKQMYVPENFSPDYLLDCLNITSEHEALELADKVEASMYTWRRKAGLGHSKSSWDLVKDFMSETDNRSDKNTVLAERAESLLFCLKQRFPKLSQTSLDICKIQCNQLAMSAETQNTSSSAGHGEGGIGELLEDTGRSSIQHRLLDRRCLLYRSIN; encoded by the exons ATGGAGCAGCAGCAGTTTGAGTTCTTTGCGAATGAAAAGCTTGAAGATCCCGAAATCGTAGACCCAG AGCTTGAATTGATGAAAGACCGATTCGCGAAGCTATTGCTGGGAGAGGACATGTCTGGAGGGGGAAAAGGAGTCAATACAGCAGTTACAATCTCAAATTCCATAACTAATCTTTACG CAACTGTATTTGGGCACAACCATAAGTTGGAGCCCCTGCCGAAGGAGAAGAAGGCGATGTGGAGACGAGAAATGGACTGTCTTCTGTCAGTCTGCGACTACATGGTTGAAACACAGTCCTCCTTGCAGGTCTTACAAGACGGGACTCCCATCGAGGTAACATTGTTAGTGAACTATGCCTTCTCTGGCAAGAAACCGTTCTTCCGAGTCATCGCAAGCATGCATATTGAAGTACAAGTCATCAGTACCAAAGTGCGAGTCATGCGATCTAGTAACTTCATTCAGGTGATGATGACCCAGACTAGATCAGACATCTGTGTTAATCTCCCCGCATTACAGAAGCTTGAAGCGATGCTCATA GAAATTTTGGATAATTTCCAAGACACTGAATTCTGGTACGAAGAACAGGGAAGCAGGTCCTCGAAATCAGTGTCCTCGGGATCGTTCACCAGAATCGAGCTCCGGAAAGAGGAGAAATGGTGGGTGCCTGTCCCATGTGTTCCCCCGGGAGGCCTATCGGAGGAATCAAGGAAGAACCTCAGACACAAACGGGACTGCGCAAATCAGATCCACAAAGCAGCAATGTCGATCAACAGCAGCATCTTATCGGAAATGGAAATTCCAGATTCGTACATGACGACCCTCCCAAAG AGCGGGAGATCGAGCTTGGGAGACTCGATCTACAAACAGATGTACGTGCCGGAGAATTTCTCCCCCGACTACCTCCTCGACTGCCTGAACATAACGTCAGAGCACGAGGCCTTGGAGCTGGCAGATAAGGTGGAGGCATCCATGTACACATGGCGTCGGAAGGCTGGCCTGGGCCACTCAAAGTCGTCATGGGACCTTGTCAAGGATTTCATGTCGGAGACTGATAATCGTAGCGACAAGAACACGGTTCTAGCAGAGAGGGCAGAGAGCCTCCTCTTCTGCCTGAAGCAGAGGTTCCCCAAGCTCTCCCAGACGAGCTTGGACATCTGCAAGATTCAGTGCAATCAG CTAGCGATGTCAGCTGAAACTCAGAATACGTCCTCATCTGCAGGACATGGGGAAGGCGGCATTGGAGAGCTACTCGAGGATACTGGAAGGTCTAGCATTCAACATCGTCTCTTGGATCGAAGATGTCTTCTCTACAGATCGATCAATTAA
- the LOC116204289 gene encoding rop guanine nucleotide exchange factor 3-like isoform X3, translated as MEQQQFEFFANEKLEDPEIVDPELELMKDRFAKLLLGEDMSGGGKGVNTAVTISNSITNLYATVFGHNHKLEPLPKEKKAMWRREMDCLLSVCDYMVETQSSLQVLQDGTPIEVMMTQTRSDICVNLPALQKLEAMLIEILDNFQDTEFWYEEQGSRSSKSVSSGSFTRIELRKEEKWWVPVPCVPPGGLSEESRKNLRHKRDCANQIHKAAMSINSSILSEMEIPDSYMTTLPKSGRSSLGDSIYKQMYVPENFSPDYLLDCLNITSEHEALELADKVEASMYTWRRKAGLGHSKSSWDLVKDFMSETDNRSDKNTVLAERAESLLFCLKQRFPKLSQTSLDICKIQCNQLAMSAETQNTSSSAGHGEGGIGELLEDTGRSSIQHRLLDRRCLLYRSIN; from the exons ATGGAGCAGCAGCAGTTTGAGTTCTTTGCGAATGAAAAGCTTGAAGATCCCGAAATCGTAGACCCAG AGCTTGAATTGATGAAAGACCGATTCGCGAAGCTATTGCTGGGAGAGGACATGTCTGGAGGGGGAAAAGGAGTCAATACAGCAGTTACAATCTCAAATTCCATAACTAATCTTTACG CAACTGTATTTGGGCACAACCATAAGTTGGAGCCCCTGCCGAAGGAGAAGAAGGCGATGTGGAGACGAGAAATGGACTGTCTTCTGTCAGTCTGCGACTACATGGTTGAAACACAGTCCTCCTTGCAGGTCTTACAAGACGGGACTCCCATCGAG GTGATGATGACCCAGACTAGATCAGACATCTGTGTTAATCTCCCCGCATTACAGAAGCTTGAAGCGATGCTCATA GAAATTTTGGATAATTTCCAAGACACTGAATTCTGGTACGAAGAACAGGGAAGCAGGTCCTCGAAATCAGTGTCCTCGGGATCGTTCACCAGAATCGAGCTCCGGAAAGAGGAGAAATGGTGGGTGCCTGTCCCATGTGTTCCCCCGGGAGGCCTATCGGAGGAATCAAGGAAGAACCTCAGACACAAACGGGACTGCGCAAATCAGATCCACAAAGCAGCAATGTCGATCAACAGCAGCATCTTATCGGAAATGGAAATTCCAGATTCGTACATGACGACCCTCCCAAAG AGCGGGAGATCGAGCTTGGGAGACTCGATCTACAAACAGATGTACGTGCCGGAGAATTTCTCCCCCGACTACCTCCTCGACTGCCTGAACATAACGTCAGAGCACGAGGCCTTGGAGCTGGCAGATAAGGTGGAGGCATCCATGTACACATGGCGTCGGAAGGCTGGCCTGGGCCACTCAAAGTCGTCATGGGACCTTGTCAAGGATTTCATGTCGGAGACTGATAATCGTAGCGACAAGAACACGGTTCTAGCAGAGAGGGCAGAGAGCCTCCTCTTCTGCCTGAAGCAGAGGTTCCCCAAGCTCTCCCAGACGAGCTTGGACATCTGCAAGATTCAGTGCAATCAG CTAGCGATGTCAGCTGAAACTCAGAATACGTCCTCATCTGCAGGACATGGGGAAGGCGGCATTGGAGAGCTACTCGAGGATACTGGAAGGTCTAGCATTCAACATCGTCTCTTGGATCGAAGATGTCTTCTCTACAGATCGATCAATTAA
- the LOC116204287 gene encoding beta-amylase 2, chloroplastic isoform X2: MAFSSRHIFSDVRGAFPCEALALLSPNSVTQNFPRSVRAARSSWSRSSFKRSRNRSQADFVASTARSGDKPTVRDSNEDRALADVILDAADDREELGVIDMECELVDPDGLLDQLKILKSVDVDGVMVDCWWGIVEAAAPQAYNWKGYRKLFQMVRDLKLKLQVVMSFHECGGNVGDDVHIPLPSWVTEIGKMNPDIFFTDRDGRRNSECLTWGIDKERVLRGRTAVEAYFDYMRSFRVEFDEFFEDGIISEIEIGLGPCGELRYPSYPAKHGWEYPGIGEFQCYDQYLMKSLKRAAELRGHSFWGTGPDNAGSYNSRPHETGFFRDGGDYDSYYGRFFLNWYSRVLIDHGDRILALANLAFEGSCTATKLSGIHWWYKTASHAAELTAGFYNPSNRDGYAPIAAMLKKHETALNFTCVELRTLDQHEGFPEALADPEGLVWQVLNAAWDVSIPVASENALPCYDREGYNKILENAKPRNDPDGRHLSAFTYLRLSPVLMERLNLMEFERFVKRMHGEAVSDLQLRAE, translated from the exons ATGGCGTTTTCATCACGTCACATCTTCAGTGACGTGCGTGGTGCTTTCCCCTGTGAGGCACTGGCTCTGCTATCGCCAAACTCGGTGACCCAGAACTTCCCTCGCTCTGTCAGAGCTGCTCGCAGCAGTTGGTCCCGGAGCTCGTTCAAGCGCTCTCGCAATCGTTCCCAGGCCGATTTCGTTGCTTCCACTGCTCGGTCGGGGGATAAACCGACGGTGAGGGACAGTAACGAAGACCGCGCCCTCGCTGATGTCATCCTAGATGCCGCTGACGACAGGGAGGAG CTTGGTGTCATCGACATGGAGTGTGAGCTGGTTGATCCTGATGGTCTGCTAGATCAGCTAAAGATATTGAAGTCTGTTGATGTTGATGGGGTCATGGTTGACTGCTGGTGGGGCATAGTCGAGGCAGCTGCTCCACAAGCATATAACTGGAAGGGCTACAGAAAGCTATTTCAGATGGTCCGGGATCTGAAGCTAAAGTTGCAG GTTGTGATGTCGTTTCATGAATGTGGTGGCAATGTTGGTGATGATGTGCACATTCCACTCCCATCTTGGGTAACTGAAATTGGTAAAATGAATCCTGACATCTTCTTTACGGACAGAGATGGAAGGCGCAACTCTGAATGCCTCACATGGGGCATTGACAAGGAACGTGTTTTGAGAGGTCGGACAGCTGTAGAG GCTTATTTTGATTACATGAGAAGCTTCCGCGTTGAATTTGATGAGTTCTTTGAGGATGGAATCATTTCAGAAATTGAAATTGGACTTGGTCCGTGTGGGGAGCTGCGTTACCCTTCTTATCCTGCAAAACATGGTTGGGAATACCCAGGCATTGGTGAATTTCAG TGCTATGATCAGTACTTGATGAAGAGTCTTAAAAGGGCAGCAGAACTGAGGGGACACTCCTTTTGGGGGACAGGACCAGACAATGCAGGTTCTTATAATTCCCGACCCCATGAGACTGGGTTCTTTCGTGATGGAGGTGATTATGACAGTTACTATGGGAGATTCTTCCTCAACTGGTATTCTCGAGTCTTGATTGATCATGGTGATCGTATACTTGCTCTGGCTAATTTGGCTTTTGAAGGCTCTTGTACGGCTACAAAA TTATCCGGAATTCATTGGTGGTACAAGACAGCTAGTCATGCCGCTGAGTTAACTGCCGGGTTCTACAACCCGAGCAATCGGGATGGTTATGCCCCAATTGCAGCAATGCTGAAGAAGCATGAAACTGCCCTAAACTTCACGTGTGTTGAACTTCGCACATTGGACCAGCATGAGGGATTCCCAGAGGCATTGGCAGATCCCGAGGGATTAGTTTGGCAG GTGTTAAATGCTGCATGGGATGTTTCTATACCAGTTGCTAGTGAGAATGCTCTTCCATGCTATGATAGAGAAGGCTATAACAAGATTTTAGAAAATGCTAAACCGAGGAATGATCCGGATGGGCGGCATCTATCTGCTTTCACGTATCTTAGGCTCAGCCCGGTTCTCATGGAGAGACTCAACTTGATGGAGTTTGAACGATTTGTCAAGAGGATGCATG GGGAAGCCGTTTCGGATCTTCAACTCAGGGCAGAATGA